A genomic region of Azoarcus sp. KH32C contains the following coding sequences:
- the boxC gene encoding 2,3-epoxybenzoyl-CoA dihydrolase, translating to MEAVANKPVGELVDYRTEPSKYRHWSLATDGEIATLTLNIDEDGGIRPGYKLKLNSYDLGVDIELHDALQRVRFEHPEVRTVVVTSGKPKIFCSGANIYMLGLSTHAWKVNFCKFTNETRNGIEDSSQHSGLKFLAACNGTTAGGGYELALACDEIVLVDDRNSAVSLPEVPLLGVLPGTGGLTRVTDKRRVRRDHADIFCTISEGVRGSRAKDWRLVDDVVKQQQFAEHIATRAKELAKTSDRPAGAKGVALTRLERTTDETGYHYEFVDATIDASGRTVTLTVRAPSAVTAKTAAEIEAQGIKWWPLQMARELDDAILNLRTNHLDVGLWQLRTTGDAQVVLDIDATIAANKDNWFVRETIGMLRRTLARIDVSSRSLYALIEPGSCFAGTLLEVALAADRSYMLDTAEAKNVVGLSAMNFGTFPMVNGLSRIAARFYQEEGPIAAIKAKEGSLLSPAEAMELGLVTAIPDDLDWPDEIRIAIEERAALSPDALTGLEANLRFGPVETMNTRIFGRLSAWQNWIFNRPNAVGENGALKLFGSGKKAQFDWNRV from the coding sequence ATGGAAGCAGTCGCCAACAAGCCGGTCGGAGAACTGGTCGATTACCGCACCGAACCGTCGAAGTACCGTCACTGGTCGCTCGCGACCGACGGCGAGATCGCCACGCTGACGCTCAACATCGACGAGGACGGCGGCATCCGCCCGGGCTACAAGCTGAAGCTCAACTCGTACGACCTGGGCGTCGACATCGAACTGCACGACGCGCTGCAGCGCGTGCGCTTCGAGCATCCCGAAGTACGCACCGTCGTCGTCACCTCGGGCAAGCCGAAGATCTTCTGCTCCGGCGCCAACATCTACATGCTGGGCCTCTCGACCCACGCGTGGAAGGTGAACTTCTGCAAGTTCACGAACGAGACGCGCAACGGCATCGAGGATTCCAGCCAGCATTCGGGCCTCAAGTTCCTCGCCGCGTGCAACGGCACGACCGCCGGTGGCGGCTACGAGCTGGCGCTCGCCTGCGACGAGATCGTGCTGGTCGACGACCGCAACTCCGCCGTGTCGCTGCCCGAAGTGCCGCTGCTGGGCGTGCTGCCCGGCACCGGGGGCCTCACCCGCGTCACCGACAAGCGCCGCGTGCGCCGCGATCACGCCGACATCTTCTGCACGATCTCCGAAGGCGTGCGCGGCAGCCGCGCGAAGGACTGGCGCCTGGTCGACGACGTCGTCAAGCAGCAGCAATTCGCCGAGCACATCGCGACCCGCGCCAAGGAACTCGCGAAGACCTCCGACCGTCCGGCCGGCGCCAAGGGCGTCGCACTCACCCGCCTCGAACGCACCACCGACGAGACGGGCTACCACTACGAATTCGTCGACGCGACGATCGACGCGTCGGGCCGCACCGTCACGCTGACTGTCCGCGCGCCCTCCGCCGTCACCGCGAAGACCGCCGCCGAGATCGAAGCCCAGGGCATCAAGTGGTGGCCGCTGCAGATGGCGCGCGAGCTCGATGACGCGATTCTGAACTTGCGCACCAACCACCTCGACGTCGGCCTGTGGCAGCTCCGCACGACGGGCGACGCCCAGGTCGTGCTCGACATCGACGCGACGATCGCCGCCAATAAGGACAACTGGTTCGTCCGCGAGACGATCGGCATGCTCCGCCGCACCCTCGCCCGCATCGACGTCAGCTCGCGCAGCCTCTACGCGCTGATCGAGCCGGGCTCCTGCTTCGCCGGCACGCTGCTCGAAGTCGCGCTCGCCGCCGACCGCAGCTACATGCTCGACACGGCCGAAGCGAAGAACGTCGTCGGCCTCTCCGCGATGAACTTCGGCACCTTCCCGATGGTGAACGGCCTCTCGCGCATCGCCGCCCGCTTCTACCAGGAAGAAGGCCCGATCGCCGCCATCAAGGCGAAGGAAGGCAGCCTGCTGTCGCCCGCCGAGGCGATGGAACTGGGCCTCGTCACCGCAATTCCCGACGACCTCGACTGGCCCGACGAAATCCGCATCGCGATCGAGGAACGCGCCGCGCTCTCGCCCGACGCGCTGACCGGCCTCGAAGCGAATCTCCGCTTCGGCCCCGTCGAAACGATGAACACCCGCATCTTCGGCCGGCTCTCGGCGTGGCAGAACTGGATCTTCAACCGCCCGAACGCGGTCGGCGAGAACGGCGCGCTGAAGCTCTTTGGCTCCGGCAAGAAGGCGCAGTTCGACTGGAACCGCGTGTAA
- the boxB gene encoding benzoyl-CoA 2,3-epoxidase subunit BoxB has translation MINYSERIPNNVNLNENKTLQRALEQWQPSFLNWWDDMGPENSTNYEVYLRTAVSVDPKGWADFGHVKMRDYRWGIFLAPQEGEKKISFGEHKGQDVWQDVPGEYRSTLRRIIVTQGDTEPASVEQQRHLGLTAPSLYDLRNLFQVNVEEGRHLWAMVYLLHAHFGRDGREEGEALLERRSGDEDNPRILTAFNEKTPDWLSFFMFTFITDRDGKFQLASLAESAFDPLARTCKFMLTEEAHHLFVGESGVARVIQRTCEVMKELKTDDPAKLRAAGVIDLPTLQKYLNFHYSVTSDLYGAEVSSNAATYYTNGLKGRFEEEKIGDDHKLQSAEYEVMDVSGDQIRTRRVPALSALNERLRDDWIADVQAGVDRWNRIPAKFGFDFRFTLPHKGFHRRIGMFADLHVSPDGRLLSEAEWTHQHNNWLPTESDRLYVHSLMGQCIEPGKFANWIAAPGRGINNQPVNFDYVRFN, from the coding sequence ATGATCAACTACAGCGAACGCATCCCGAACAACGTCAACCTCAACGAAAACAAGACGTTGCAGCGCGCCCTCGAACAATGGCAACCGTCCTTCCTGAACTGGTGGGACGACATGGGCCCGGAGAACTCGACCAACTACGAGGTCTACCTGCGCACCGCCGTCAGCGTCGATCCCAAGGGCTGGGCCGACTTCGGTCACGTCAAGATGCGCGACTACCGCTGGGGCATCTTCCTCGCGCCGCAAGAGGGCGAGAAGAAGATCAGCTTCGGCGAGCACAAGGGCCAGGACGTGTGGCAGGACGTGCCGGGCGAATACCGCTCGACGCTGCGTCGCATCATCGTCACCCAGGGCGACACCGAGCCCGCATCCGTCGAGCAGCAGCGCCACCTCGGCCTCACCGCCCCGTCGCTGTATGACCTGCGGAACCTCTTCCAGGTGAACGTCGAGGAAGGCCGCCACCTGTGGGCGATGGTCTACCTGCTGCACGCCCACTTCGGCCGCGACGGCCGCGAAGAAGGCGAGGCCCTGCTCGAGCGCCGTTCAGGCGACGAGGACAACCCGCGCATCCTCACCGCCTTCAACGAGAAGACCCCGGACTGGCTCTCGTTCTTCATGTTCACCTTCATCACCGACCGCGACGGCAAGTTCCAGCTCGCCTCGCTCGCCGAATCCGCCTTCGACCCGCTGGCGCGTACCTGCAAGTTCATGCTGACCGAGGAAGCGCACCATCTCTTCGTCGGCGAATCCGGCGTCGCCCGCGTGATCCAGCGCACCTGCGAAGTGATGAAGGAACTGAAGACCGACGACCCCGCGAAGCTGCGCGCCGCCGGCGTCATCGACCTGCCGACGCTGCAGAAGTACCTCAACTTCCACTACAGCGTCACCAGCGACCTCTATGGCGCCGAAGTGTCGTCGAACGCCGCGACCTACTACACGAACGGGCTGAAAGGCCGCTTCGAGGAAGAGAAGATCGGCGACGACCACAAGCTGCAGAGCGCCGAATACGAAGTCATGGACGTCTCGGGCGACCAGATCCGGACCCGCCGCGTGCCCGCGCTGTCGGCACTGAACGAGCGCCTGCGCGACGACTGGATCGCCGACGTGCAGGCCGGCGTCGACCGCTGGAACCGCATCCCGGCCAAGTTCGGCTTCGACTTCCGCTTCACGCTGCCGCACAAGGGCTTCCACCGCCGCATCGGCATGTTCGCCGACCTGCACGTCAGCCCCGACGGCCGCCTGCTGTCCGAAGCCGAATGGACGCACCAGCACAACAACTGGCTGCCGACCGAAAGCGACCGCCTGTACGTGCATTCGCTGATGGGCCAGTGCATCGAGCCGGGCAAGTTCGCCAACTGGATCGCCGCGCCGGGCCGCGGCATCAACAACCAGCCGGTTAACTTCGATTACGTCCGCTTCAACTAA
- the boxA gene encoding benzoyl-CoA 2,3-epoxidase subunit BoxA: MNAPAEHANLARQHLIDPEICIRCNTCEEICPVDAITHDSRNYVVKFDTCNGCLACISPCPTGAIDSWRNVDKAAPHSLADQYSWDYLPDTTELDQLEATVMGAAELPAEVQQITEVATAGQGGPALAPWSASHPYVNIYSPAAPITATVTGNYRLTAEDASSDIHHIVLDFGTTPFPILEGQSIGIIPPGTDDKGKPHLLRMYSVASPREGERPHYNNLALTVKRVVEDHEGKPARGVASNYVCDLKKGDKVQVTGPYGSTYLMPNHPGSSIMMICTGTGSAPMRAMTERRRRRMDRKEGGELVLFFGARAPEELPYFGPLQKLPKDFIDINFAFSRVPGEPKRYVQDAIRERADKVFQMLQDDNCYIYICGLKGMEAGVLEAFRDICRANGADWDALRPQLLAKARFHVETY; this comes from the coding sequence ATGAACGCGCCCGCAGAGCACGCCAACCTCGCCAGGCAACACCTCATCGACCCCGAGATCTGCATCCGCTGCAACACCTGCGAAGAGATCTGCCCGGTCGATGCGATCACGCACGACAGCCGCAATTACGTCGTCAAGTTCGACACCTGCAACGGCTGCCTCGCCTGCATCTCGCCCTGTCCGACGGGCGCGATCGACTCATGGCGCAACGTCGACAAGGCCGCGCCGCACAGCCTCGCCGACCAGTATTCCTGGGACTACCTGCCCGACACCACCGAACTCGACCAGCTCGAAGCGACGGTGATGGGGGCGGCGGAACTCCCGGCCGAAGTGCAGCAGATCACCGAAGTCGCCACCGCCGGCCAGGGCGGCCCGGCCCTCGCCCCGTGGTCCGCGTCGCACCCTTACGTGAATATCTATTCGCCGGCGGCGCCGATCACCGCGACCGTCACCGGCAACTACCGCCTCACCGCCGAGGACGCCTCCAGCGACATCCACCACATCGTGCTGGATTTCGGCACGACGCCCTTCCCGATCCTCGAAGGCCAGTCGATCGGCATCATCCCGCCTGGCACCGACGACAAAGGCAAACCGCACCTGCTGCGCATGTACTCGGTCGCGAGCCCGCGCGAAGGCGAGCGCCCACATTACAACAACCTCGCGCTGACGGTGAAGCGCGTCGTCGAAGACCATGAAGGCAAGCCCGCCCGCGGCGTCGCGTCGAACTACGTGTGCGACCTCAAGAAGGGCGACAAGGTCCAGGTCACCGGCCCCTACGGCTCGACCTACCTGATGCCCAACCACCCCGGCTCGTCGATCATGATGATCTGCACCGGCACCGGCTCCGCCCCGATGCGCGCGATGACCGAACGCCGCCGCCGCCGCATGGACCGCAAGGAAGGCGGCGAGCTCGTGCTCTTCTTCGGCGCCCGCGCCCCCGAGGAACTGCCTTACTTCGGCCCGCTGCAGAAGCTGCCGAAGGACTTCATCGATATCAACTTCGCCTTCTCGCGCGTGCCCGGCGAGCCCAAGCGCTACGTGCAGGATGCAATCCGCGAGCGCGCCGACAAGGTGTTCCAGATGCTGCAGGACGACAACTGCTACATCTACATCTGCGGCCTGAAGGGCATGGAAGCCGGCGTCCTCGAAGCCTTCCGCGACATCTGCCGCGCGAACGGCGCCGACTGGGACGCACTGCGCCCGCAGCTCCTCGCAAAGGCGCGCTTCCACGTCGAGACCTATTGA
- the pcaF gene encoding 3-oxoadipyl-CoA thiolase encodes MTRPVYLCDAIRTPFGRYGGTLSSVRADDLAALPIKALMARNASVDWAAVDDVIYGCANQAGEDNRNVARMAALLAGLPVEVPGSTVNRLCGSSLDAVGIAARAIASGETELMIAGGVESMSRAPFVMGKADTAFSRSAKIEDTTIGWRFVNPVMRAQYGIDSMPETAENVAQDFNVSRADQDAFALRSQQRWAAANERGFFAREIVPVDIPQKKGDPLRFAADEHPRPDTTIEALAKLKGVVRPDGSVTAGNASGVNDGACALLLASEDAVRRFGLTPRARILGSATAGVPPRIMGIGPAPATQKLLARLNMTIGQFDTIELNEAFAAQGLAVLRQLGLPDDGAHVNPNGGAIAIGHPLGASGARLVTTALNQLEATGGRYGLATMCIGVGQGIALAIERI; translated from the coding sequence ATGACCCGCCCCGTCTACCTCTGCGACGCCATCCGCACCCCCTTCGGCCGCTACGGCGGCACGCTGTCATCCGTGCGCGCCGACGACCTCGCCGCGCTGCCAATCAAGGCGCTGATGGCGCGCAACGCCTCCGTCGACTGGGCGGCCGTCGACGACGTGATCTACGGCTGCGCCAACCAGGCCGGCGAAGACAACCGCAACGTCGCACGCATGGCGGCGCTCCTCGCAGGGCTTCCGGTCGAAGTCCCCGGCAGCACGGTGAACCGCCTGTGCGGCTCCAGCCTCGACGCGGTCGGCATCGCCGCACGCGCGATCGCCTCCGGCGAAACCGAGCTGATGATCGCCGGCGGCGTCGAGAGCATGAGCCGCGCGCCCTTCGTCATGGGCAAGGCCGACACCGCCTTCTCGCGCAGCGCCAAGATCGAGGACACGACGATCGGCTGGCGCTTCGTGAATCCCGTCATGCGTGCCCAATACGGCATCGACTCGATGCCCGAGACCGCCGAGAACGTCGCGCAGGACTTCAACGTCAGCCGCGCCGACCAGGACGCCTTCGCACTTCGCAGCCAGCAACGCTGGGCCGCCGCAAACGAGCGCGGCTTCTTCGCGCGCGAGATCGTGCCGGTCGACATCCCGCAAAAGAAAGGCGATCCGCTCCGCTTCGCTGCCGACGAACACCCCCGCCCCGACACGACCATCGAAGCCCTCGCGAAGCTGAAAGGCGTCGTGCGCCCCGACGGCTCGGTCACCGCCGGCAACGCCTCCGGCGTCAACGACGGCGCTTGCGCGCTGCTCCTCGCCTCCGAAGACGCCGTACGCCGCTTTGGCCTCACCCCGCGCGCCCGCATCCTCGGCTCGGCCACCGCCGGCGTGCCGCCGCGCATCATGGGCATCGGCCCCGCGCCCGCGACGCAAAAACTCCTCGCGCGGCTGAACATGACGATCGGCCAATTCGATACCATCGAACTCAACGAAGCCTTCGCCGCGCAGGGCCTCGCAGTGCTCCGCCAGCTCGGGCTCCCCGACGACGGGGCGCACGTGAATCCGAACGGCGGCGCAATCGCGATCGGCCACCCGCTCGGCGCCTCGGGCGCGCGCCTCGTCACGACGGCGCTCAACCAGCTCGAAGCGACCGGTGGGCGCTACGGTCTCGCAACAATGTGCATCGGCGTTGGCCAAGGCATCGCGCTTGCGATAGAACGAATCTAA
- a CDS encoding hemerythrin domain-containing protein codes for MKPEAIQIIRDEHLAISAVLYSLRYLVKDMRKGAAPNFPLLRAILDYIVSYPDRWHHPKEDKYLFAAVKKRTHDADGLIGRLEREHEMGYPMVEDLKRQLIAFQDGDPAAGEAFFDAAERYAELEWQHLRTEEEVFMPIAERVLSPEEWAGIAAAFRENDNPLFGIKPKDEAETLYRRILALAPAPIGFGKAD; via the coding sequence GTGAAACCCGAAGCCATCCAGATCATCCGCGACGAACACCTCGCGATCAGCGCCGTGCTGTACTCGCTGCGCTACCTCGTCAAGGACATGCGCAAGGGCGCCGCCCCCAATTTCCCGCTGCTGCGCGCGATCCTCGACTACATCGTCTCCTACCCCGATCGCTGGCACCACCCCAAGGAGGACAAATACCTCTTCGCCGCCGTGAAGAAGCGCACCCACGACGCCGACGGCCTGATCGGCCGGCTCGAGCGCGAGCACGAGATGGGCTACCCGATGGTCGAGGACCTCAAGCGGCAGCTGATCGCCTTCCAGGACGGCGACCCCGCCGCCGGCGAAGCCTTCTTCGACGCTGCCGAGCGCTACGCCGAGCTCGAATGGCAGCACCTGCGCACTGAAGAGGAAGTGTTCATGCCGATCGCCGAGCGCGTGCTGTCACCCGAGGAGTGGGCCGGGATCGCCGCCGCCTTTCGTGAAAATGACAACCCGCTCTTCGGCATCAAACCGAAGGACGAAGCCGAGACGCTATACCGCCGCATCCTCGCTCTCGCGCCCGCTCCGATCGGCTTCGGCAAGGCAGACTGA
- a CDS encoding tetratricopeptide repeat protein yields the protein MSKKIEKLLQQAQAAFNAGNREQAQRSYERILEKDPRHLDARYFLGTMLAEQARYAQAQQHLEMAARIAPDSPYIHNNLGNVYLLSGQDAAAEQAFRKALRIAPQMSEAQTNLGNLLVKRGALEEAIELAGRAVATRPNEVATQVMLANALKDQGRIREAIPHYRRAVQLSPGNATAQSNLLMALNYLPEISTADIRRAHEEWGARFPAAGARPAVVRSGRLRVGYLSPDLGRHPVGCLIEPVLAAHDHERFEIFVYSDTACPDSMTERLRGHANTWREIGGFGNDHAASVIASDGLDVLVELAGHGAGNRLAMLGRRLAPVQVSYLGYPATTGLASMDYVITDSALDPSEADDACYTEKLWRLDRPCFGFRPDAEFPVVAALPAAESGALTFGSFNALGKVNDAVIDLWAEVLRALPASRLLMQARALSDPGSRSCVAARFGERGIASERVEMHGFMPLAEHLALFHRTDVCLDTFPWNGHMTTLDSLWMGVPVLTLKGDRRAARMGTAIMSAIGLEGFVAESREDFVAKAVGLAGDLSGLRELRASLHERLERSALADGAGLARALEGAFRAMHEATLRRQDA from the coding sequence ATGTCGAAAAAAATCGAGAAACTCCTCCAGCAGGCGCAAGCCGCCTTCAACGCCGGCAATCGCGAGCAGGCGCAACGCAGCTACGAGCGGATTCTGGAGAAGGATCCCCGCCATCTCGACGCGCGCTACTTTCTGGGCACGATGCTCGCGGAACAGGCGCGCTACGCGCAGGCGCAGCAGCACTTGGAGATGGCTGCCCGCATCGCGCCCGATTCGCCCTACATCCACAACAATCTCGGCAACGTGTACCTGTTGTCCGGACAGGACGCGGCGGCCGAACAGGCCTTCCGCAAGGCGCTGCGCATCGCCCCCCAGATGTCCGAGGCACAGACGAACCTGGGCAACCTGTTGGTGAAGCGGGGCGCGCTTGAGGAGGCAATCGAACTCGCCGGGCGCGCGGTTGCGACGCGTCCGAACGAGGTCGCGACCCAGGTCATGCTCGCCAACGCGCTGAAGGACCAGGGCCGCATCAGGGAGGCGATCCCGCATTACCGCCGTGCGGTGCAGTTGTCGCCTGGGAATGCGACCGCGCAGTCGAACCTGCTGATGGCGCTCAATTATTTGCCGGAGATTTCAACCGCGGACATCCGGCGTGCCCATGAGGAATGGGGGGCTCGGTTTCCGGCTGCGGGGGCACGACCGGCGGTGGTCCGGTCGGGGCGGCTACGCGTCGGCTATCTGTCGCCGGACCTTGGCCGGCATCCGGTGGGCTGCCTGATCGAGCCGGTGCTGGCGGCGCACGATCACGAGCGCTTTGAAATCTTCGTCTATTCAGACACCGCTTGTCCGGACAGCATGACGGAGCGGCTACGCGGTCACGCGAATACGTGGCGCGAAATCGGTGGCTTCGGCAACGACCACGCGGCCTCGGTGATCGCGAGCGATGGGTTGGACGTGCTGGTCGAGTTGGCCGGCCATGGCGCGGGGAACCGGTTGGCGATGCTGGGCCGGCGTCTGGCACCGGTGCAGGTGAGTTATCTCGGTTATCCGGCGACGACGGGGCTTGCGAGCATGGACTACGTCATCACCGACAGTGCGCTCGATCCGTCGGAGGCGGACGATGCGTGTTACACGGAAAAGCTCTGGCGGCTCGATCGGCCGTGTTTTGGGTTTCGGCCGGATGCGGAGTTTCCGGTGGTCGCGGCGCTTCCGGCCGCGGAAAGCGGCGCACTGACCTTCGGGTCGTTCAATGCGCTCGGCAAGGTCAATGACGCGGTGATCGATCTTTGGGCAGAAGTGTTGCGGGCGCTACCTGCATCGCGGCTATTGATGCAGGCACGGGCGCTGTCGGATCCGGGTTCGCGGTCGTGCGTCGCGGCGCGCTTCGGAGAACGAGGCATCGCGTCGGAGCGCGTCGAGATGCATGGTTTCATGCCGCTCGCGGAGCATCTGGCGCTCTTCCATCGCACGGATGTGTGTCTCGACACCTTTCCGTGGAATGGTCACATGACGACGCTGGACAGTCTGTGGATGGGCGTGCCGGTGTTGACGCTCAAGGGAGACCGGCGGGCGGCGCGGATGGGGACGGCGATCATGTCGGCGATCGGGCTGGAGGGATTCGTTGCGGAATCGCGCGAGGATTTCGTCGCGAAGGCGGTGGGCCTGGCAGGCGATCTGAGCGGCTTGCGAGAGCTGCGCGCATCACTCCACGAAAGGCTGGAGCGTTCCGCGCTCGCGGACGGGGCGGGTCTGGCGCGCGCGCTGGAAGGCGCCTTCAGGGCGATGCACGAGGCCACGCTGCGTCGGCAGGACGCGTAG
- a CDS encoding calcium-binding protein, which yields MAILTGSKKNDTLNGGSTDDQLYGRQGNDILNGGDGNDLLFGEAGSDSLNGGIGNDYLDGGMGADTMAGGAGNDIYVVDNVADIVTELANEGTDTVQSSISYTLGSNLENLVLMGTGNLSGTGNALANELYGNDDNNTLDGQAGADKMVGGDGDDTYYVDNVGDIVVENAGEGTDTIISSGSYTLGANVENLTITGSSFGSYSGTGNALNNVLTANGYYTNDTLNGGAGSDTMAGGSGDDTYYVDNAGDAVSEGAGQGTDTVISTVSHTLAANVENLTLVGTGLVGTGNALDNTYTINNTGNSIVEAAGGGTDMVVSSVNYTLDANVEKLTLVGTGLVGTGNALDNTYIINNTGNAIVEAVGGGTDTVLSTVNYTLDANVENLTITGNNFGSYSGTGNDLNNVLTANGYFTNDTLNGGAGADTMSGGSGNDTYYVDNAGDAVMESANQGTDTVISTVSHTLAANVENLTLVGTGLVGTGNALDNTYTINNTGNSIVEAAGGGTDMVVSSVNYTLDANVEKLTLVGTGLVGTGNALDNTYIINNTGNAIVEAVGGGTDTVLSTVNYTLDANVENLTITGNNFGSYSGTGNDLNNVLTANGYFTNDTLNGGAGADTMSGGSGNDTYYVDNAGDAVMESANQGTDTVISTVSHTLAANVENLTLVGTDNVNGIGNAAANTLVGNSGNNVLTGGAGNDIFRFDTTLNASTNLDTITDFASGADHIQLENAIFTSLTATGTLNADWFISGAGVTAAADANDYLIYNSTTGALYYDQDGNGAGQAVQFATLSGSSSLSASDFLIS from the coding sequence ATGGCAATTCTGACCGGCTCCAAGAAGAACGACACCCTCAACGGTGGCAGCACCGACGACCAGCTCTATGGCCGCCAGGGCAACGACATACTCAATGGAGGCGACGGCAACGACCTGTTGTTTGGCGAAGCCGGTAGCGACTCGCTCAACGGCGGCATCGGCAACGACTATCTCGACGGTGGCATGGGTGCCGACACCATGGCAGGCGGTGCCGGAAACGACATCTACGTTGTCGACAACGTCGCCGATATCGTCACCGAACTCGCGAACGAAGGCACGGATACCGTTCAAAGCAGTATCAGCTATACGCTCGGCAGCAACCTTGAAAACCTCGTCCTGATGGGCACCGGCAACCTGTCCGGCACGGGCAACGCGCTCGCCAACGAGTTGTACGGCAACGACGACAACAACACGCTGGACGGCCAGGCAGGCGCCGACAAGATGGTTGGCGGCGATGGCGACGACACTTACTACGTGGACAACGTTGGCGACATCGTGGTTGAAAACGCCGGCGAAGGCACGGACACGATCATCAGCAGCGGAAGTTACACGCTGGGGGCGAACGTCGAGAATCTGACGATCACTGGAAGTAGCTTTGGCAGTTACTCCGGAACCGGCAATGCTCTCAACAATGTGCTGACGGCGAACGGTTATTACACCAACGACACGCTCAATGGCGGAGCCGGCTCCGATACGATGGCTGGCGGATCGGGCGACGACACCTACTACGTGGACAACGCGGGCGACGCGGTTTCGGAGGGCGCCGGCCAAGGCACTGACACCGTGATCAGTACCGTCAGCCATACGCTGGCCGCAAACGTCGAGAATCTGACGCTGGTCGGAACGGGCTTGGTCGGGACGGGCAACGCGCTCGACAACACCTACACCATCAACAACACCGGCAACTCGATTGTTGAAGCGGCGGGCGGTGGAACCGACATGGTTGTCAGCAGCGTCAATTACACGCTCGATGCCAACGTCGAGAAGCTGACGCTGGTCGGAACGGGCTTGGTCGGGACGGGCAACGCACTGGACAACACCTACATCATCAACAATACCGGCAACGCTATTGTTGAAGCGGTGGGCGGTGGAACCGACACGGTCCTCAGCACCGTGAATTACACCCTGGACGCGAACGTCGAGAATCTGACGATCACCGGAAATAACTTTGGAAGTTACTCCGGAACAGGCAATGATCTGAACAACGTGCTGACGGCGAATGGCTATTTCACCAACGACACGCTCAATGGCGGAGCCGGCGCCGATACGATGTCCGGCGGATCGGGCAACGACACCTACTACGTCGACAACGCGGGCGACGCGGTTATGGAGAGCGCCAACCAAGGCACCGACACCGTGATCAGTACCGTCAGCCATACGCTGGCCGCGAACGTCGAGAACCTGACCCTGGTCGGAACGGGCTTGGTCGGGACGGGCAACGCGCTCGACAACACCTACACCATCAACAACACCGGCAACTCGATTGTTGAAGCGGCGGGCGGTGGAACCGACATGGTTGTCAGCAGCGTCAATTACACGCTCGATGCCAACGTCGAGAAGCTGACGCTGGTCGGAACGGGCTTGGTCGGGACGGGCAACGCACTGGACAACACCTACATCATCAACAATACCGGCAACGCTATTGTTGAAGCGGTGGGCGGTGGAACCGACACGGTCCTCAGCACCGTGAATTACACCCTGGACGCGAACGTCGAGAATCTGACGATCACCGGAAATAACTTTGGAAGTTACTCCGGAACAGGCAATGATCTGAACAACGTGCTGACGGCGAATGGCTATTTCACCAACGACACGCTCAATGGCGGAGCCGGCGCCGATACGATGTCCGGCGGATCGGGCAACGACACCTACTACGTCGACAACGCGGGCGACGCGGTTATGGAGAGCGCCAACCAAGGCACCGACACCGTGATCAGTACCGTCAGCCATACGCTGGCCGCGAACGTCGAGAACCTGACCCTGGTTGGAACGGACAACGTAAACGGCATCGGCAACGCAGCAGCGAACACGCTCGTCGGCAATAGCGGCAACAACGTGCTGACCGGTGGCGCCGGTAACGACATCTTCCGGTTCGATACGACGCTCAATGCCAGCACGAACCTCGACACCATTACCGACTTCGCGAGCGGAGCAGACCATATCCAACTCGAGAATGCGATCTTCACGTCGCTCACCGCCACGGGTACGCTGAATGCTGATTGGTTCATCAGCGGTGCCGGCGTCACTGCCGCCGCCGACGCCAACGATTATCTGATCTACAACAGCACGACCGGAGCGCTGTACTACGACCAGGACGGCAACGGCGCGGGCCAGGCAGTGCAGTTCGCCACGCTGTCGGGGAGCTCGTCGTTGTCGGCGTCGGACTTCCTGATCAGCTAA
- a CDS encoding thiol-disulfide oxidoreductase DCC family protein → MGECKPDARITVFYDGACPRCVRDRAQYERLAGKGAASTEWVDITGRDAELCALGIDPGAALRELHVRDVDGAIRRELDAYILLMRRVPLLRPLAWLIGLPGVRPLVSRWYQAGVLRRLREEERI, encoded by the coding sequence ATGGGGGAGTGCAAACCGGATGCCCGGATCACCGTCTTTTACGACGGCGCCTGTCCGCGCTGCGTGCGCGACCGCGCACAGTATGAGCGGCTCGCGGGGAAGGGGGCGGCTTCGACCGAGTGGGTGGACATCACGGGCCGGGACGCGGAGCTATGCGCGCTGGGGATCGATCCCGGCGCCGCGCTGCGCGAGCTGCATGTTCGCGACGTCGACGGGGCGATACGGCGCGAGCTCGACGCTTATATCCTGCTGATGCGGCGCGTGCCGCTGTTGCGCCCACTTGCGTGGCTGATCGGCCTGCCCGGGGTGCGGCCGCTGGTGTCGCGCTGGTACCAGGCGGGGGTGTTGCGGCGGTTGCGCGAGGAGGAACGAATCTAA